One window of Metopolophium dirhodum isolate CAU chromosome 3, ASM1992520v1, whole genome shotgun sequence genomic DNA carries:
- the LOC132941880 gene encoding glyoxal reductase-like → MVSISKTFLPLNTQGGNSQLPVIGFGTYTISDKKIILNVLDVALGAGYRLIDTAAVYNNEQYIKEALKVLLPKYHLKREDLFITSKLAPKDHGDEKQVTAAVQRSLDNLGTSYLDLYLIHWPGAGRIDAKSPENSKLRNLTWKTLMKLHDNGNGSLKNIGVSNYTVKHIKEMLADPTNIVPAVNQVEFHPYFQQSSEFHKVCRNAKIVLQAYCSMGGSAGKNSLLNDEVINRIAKKHSISAAQVLLRWAIQRNYAIIPKSVTAERIKINFDVDTELTKEDVDDINNIKHTEKFAWEPEVIA, encoded by the exons atggtttctatttctaaaacatttttaccatTAAACACACAAGGAGGAAATAGCCAACTGCCTGTAATCGGAT TTGGTACATACACAATTagcgataaaaaaataatattgaatgtctTGGATGTGGCACTTGGCGCTGGTTATCGTCTAATCG aCACAGCAGCAGTGTATAACAATGAGCAATATATCAAAGAAGCACTTAAAGTGTTATTACCAAAGTATCATCTGAAGCGTGAAGATCTGTTCATTACATCaaaattag cTCCCAAAGACCATGGAGATGAGAAGCAAGTAACAGCTGCTGTGCAAAGGTCATTGGATAATCTAGGTACCAGTTACTTGgatttatatttgatacactGGCCAGGAGCTGGGCGTATTGATGCAAAAAGTCCTGAAAATTCTAAACTTCGTAATTTAACTTGGAAGACTCTTATGAAGTTGCACGACAATGGCAATggttcacttaaaaatattgggGTATCTAATTATACCGTAAAACATATAAAAGAAATGCTCGCCGATCCAACTAATATTGTTCCCGCTGTTAatcag gTTGAATTCCATCCATATTTTCAACAATCTTCCGAGTTTCATAAAGTGTGCAGAAATGCCAAAATTGTTCTACAAGCATATTGTTCCATGGGAGGATCTGCTGGAAAAAATTCATTGTTAAATGATGAAGTAATAAATCGTATTGCTAAAAAACATTCCATAAGTGCTGCACAAGTGTTATTGAGATGGGCCATACAAAGAAATTATg cTATTATACCAAAGTCAGTTACCGcagaaagaataaaaataaactttgatGTTGACACTGAACTCACTAAGGAAGATgttgatgatattaataatatcaagcACACGGAAAAGTTTGCTTGGGAGCCTGAAGTCATAgcatga